One region of Scophthalmus maximus strain ysfricsl-2021 chromosome 15, ASM2237912v1, whole genome shotgun sequence genomic DNA includes:
- the capn3a gene encoding calpain-3 isoform X3, whose translation MPYTPSGFFCDRLIRERERRDGEGSLNKPQRFNSQDFAALRQECLQRKSPFEDESFPATVESLGFKELGHKSNKVKNIVWKRPKEICENPQFIVGGASRTDICQGDLGDCWLLAAIACLTLNEKLLYRVVPHEQSFSEGYAGIFHFQFWRYGDWVDVVIDDRIPTFNNQLVFTKSAERNEFWSALLEKAYAKLHGSYEALKGGNTTEAMEDFTGGVTEFYEMKEAPKELYKIMKKALERGSLMGCSIDSLVPARFETRTVTGLVKGHAYSVTAVEECKPSQHKDSKVRLVRLRNPWGQVEWNGPWSDNSKEWATLSKAEKEKLQHQSAEDGEFWMSFEDFKKNYTKIEICNLTPDALEDDKIHKWTVSVNEGRWVRGCSAGGCRNYPDTFWTNPQYRLRLLEEDDEPEDNEVGCTFVVALMQKNRRKERKMGANLFTIGFAIYEVPKEMHGNKQHMQKDFFLFNSSKARCKSYINLREVTQRFRLSPGEYVIVPSTYEPHQEGEFILRVFSEKKNTSEEIENRIEADHPVPAPSSAGEESEEDQQFRTIFQEIAGDEMEITANELKNVLNRVITKHKDLNTEGFSLESCRSMIALMDMDGTGRLNLQEFRHLWNKIKQWQGIFKHYNADQSGSINSYEMRNAVNDAGFRLNNQLYDIITMRYANETMNIDFDSFISCLVRLEAMFRAFQAFDQDGDGTIRLSVLEWLQLTMYA comes from the exons ATGCCCTACACGCCGTCTGGCTTTTTCTGCGACCGGCTGATCCgggaacgagagaggagagacggggAAGGCTCCCTGAACAAGCCGCAGCGCTTCAACAGCCAGGACTTCGCCGCCCTGCGACAGGAGTGCCTGCAGCGGAAGAGCCCGTTCGAGGATGAGTCCTTCCCGGCCACCGTGGAGTCGCTGGGCTTCAAGGAGCTCGGACACAAGTCCAACAAGGTCAAGAACATCGTCTGGAAGAGGCCCAAG GAAATCTGCGAAAACCCGCAGTTCATTGTGGGAGGAGCCAGCCGGACAGACATCTGCCAGGGAGATCTCG GTGACTGTTGGCTGCTGGCTGCCATCGCCTGTCTCACCCTGAACGAGAAGCTCCTCTACCGCGTCGTTCCCCACGAGCAAAGCTTCTCCGAGGGCTACGCCGGCATCTTCCACTTCCAG TTCTGGCGTTATGGCGACTGGGTCGACGTCGTCATCGACGACCGCATCCCCACCTTCAACAACCAGCTGGTCTTCACCAAGTCGGCCGAGAGGAACGAGTTCTGGAGCGCCCTGCTGGAGAAGGCCTATGCCAA GCTGCACGGCTCCTACGAGGCGCTGAAGGGCGGGAACACCACCGAGGCCATGGAGGATTTCACCGGCGGCGTCACGGAGTTCTACGAGATGAAGGAGGCGCCCAAAGAGCTCTACAAGATCATGAAGAAGGCTCTGGAGAGAGGCTCGCTCATGGGCTGCTCCATCGAC TCCCTGGTCCCCGCCCGCTTCGAGACTCGCACGGTGACGGGACTGGTGAAGGGCCACGCCTACTCCGTGACGGCAGTGGAGGAG TGTAAACCGTCGCAGCACAAGGACTCTAAAGTTCGTCTGGTGCGTCTCAGGAACCCGTGGGGTCAAGTGGAGTGGAACGGCCCCTGGAGCGACAA CTCTAAGGAGTGGGCCACGTTGTCCAAGGCCgaaaaagagaagctgcagcaccAGAGCGCCGAGGATGGAGAGTTCTG GATGTCGTTCGAGGACTTCAAGAAGAACTACACCAAGATTGAGATCTGTAACCTCACGCCCGACGCCCTGGAGGACGACAAGATCCACAAGTGGACGGTGTCGGTGAACGAGGGCCGCTGGGTGAGAGGCTGCTCCGCCGGAGGCTGCAGGAACTATCCAG ACACCTTCTGGACCAACCCTCAGTACCGCCTGCgtctgctggaggaggacgacgagccCGAGGACAACGAGGTGGGCTGCACCTTCGTCGTGGCCCTGATGCAGAAGAACCGGCGGAAAGAGCGCAAGATGGGGGCCAACCTCTTCACCATCGGATTCGCCATCTACGAG GTGCCGAAGGAG atGCACGGCAACAAGCAGCACATGCAGAAGGACTTCTTCCTGTTCAACTCCTCCAAGGCGCGCTGCAAGTCCTACATCAACCTGCGCGAGGTGACGCAGCGCTTCCGCCTGAGCCCCGGGGAGTACGTCATCGTCCCCTCCACGTACGAGCCGCACCAGGAGGGCGAGTTCATCCTGCGCGTCTTCTCCGAGAAGAAGAACACCTCAGA GGAGATAGAGAACAGGATCGAGGCGGACCATCCAGTG CCGGCGCCGTCCTCGGCGGGggaagagagcgaggaggaCCAGCAGTTCCGGACTATTTTTCAGGAGATAGCTGGAGAC gaAATGGAAATCACAGCCAACGAACTGAAAAATGTTCTCAACAGAGTGATCACCAAAC ATAAGGACCTGAACACGGAGGGCTTCAGTCTGGAGAGCTGCAGGAGCATGATTGCTCTGATGGAC ATGGACGGGACAGGTAGACTCAATCTCCAGGAGTTCAGACATCTGTGGAACAAGATCAAACAGTGGCAG ggaaTCTTTAAACACTACAACGCTGACCAGTCCGGCAGCATCAACAGCTACGAGATGAGGAACGCTGTCAACGACGCAG GCTTCCGTCTCAACAACCAGCTGTACGACATCATCACCATGCGCTACGCCAACGAGACCATGAACATCGACTTCGACAGCTTCATCAGCTGCCTGGTGCGGCTCGAGGCCATGTTCA GGGCGTTCCAGGCCTTTGATCAGGACGGAGATGGGACAATCAGACTCAGTGTGCTGGAG TGGCTCCAGTTGACCATGTACGCCTGA
- the capn3a gene encoding calpain-3 isoform X1 — protein MPYTPSGFFCDRLIRERERRDGEGSLNKPQRFNSQDFAALRQECLQRKSPFEDESFPATVESLGFKELGHKSNKVKNIVWKRPKEICENPQFIVGGASRTDICQGDLGDCWLLAAIACLTLNEKLLYRVVPHEQSFSEGYAGIFHFQFWRYGDWVDVVIDDRIPTFNNQLVFTKSAERNEFWSALLEKAYAKLHGSYEALKGGNTTEAMEDFTGGVTEFYEMKEAPKELYKIMKKALERGSLMGCSIDSLVPARFETRTVTGLVKGHAYSVTAVEECKPSQHKDSKVRLVRLRNPWGQVEWNGPWSDNSKEWATLSKAEKEKLQHQSAEDGEFWMSFEDFKKNYTKIEICNLTPDALEDDKIHKWTVSVNEGRWVRGCSAGGCRNYPDTFWTNPQYRLRLLEEDDEPEDNEVGCTFVVALMQKNRRKERKMGANLFTIGFAIYEVPKEMHGNKQHMQKDFFLFNSSKARCKSYINLREVTQRFRLSPGEYVIVPSTYEPHQEGEFILRVFSEKKNTSEEIENRIEADHPVVSLLPYSARVCRVMVLRSLGFFIFPLTKHDLHMFFFFSHLSPPPPPLCLFYLFLLCGSMTPQPAPSSAGEESEEDQQFRTIFQEIAGDEMEITANELKNVLNRVITKHKDLNTEGFSLESCRSMIALMDMDGTGRLNLQEFRHLWNKIKQWQGIFKHYNADQSGSINSYEMRNAVNDAGFRLNNQLYDIITMRYANETMNIDFDSFISCLVRLEAMFRAFQAFDQDGDGTIRLSVLEWLQLTMYA, from the exons ATGCCCTACACGCCGTCTGGCTTTTTCTGCGACCGGCTGATCCgggaacgagagaggagagacggggAAGGCTCCCTGAACAAGCCGCAGCGCTTCAACAGCCAGGACTTCGCCGCCCTGCGACAGGAGTGCCTGCAGCGGAAGAGCCCGTTCGAGGATGAGTCCTTCCCGGCCACCGTGGAGTCGCTGGGCTTCAAGGAGCTCGGACACAAGTCCAACAAGGTCAAGAACATCGTCTGGAAGAGGCCCAAG GAAATCTGCGAAAACCCGCAGTTCATTGTGGGAGGAGCCAGCCGGACAGACATCTGCCAGGGAGATCTCG GTGACTGTTGGCTGCTGGCTGCCATCGCCTGTCTCACCCTGAACGAGAAGCTCCTCTACCGCGTCGTTCCCCACGAGCAAAGCTTCTCCGAGGGCTACGCCGGCATCTTCCACTTCCAG TTCTGGCGTTATGGCGACTGGGTCGACGTCGTCATCGACGACCGCATCCCCACCTTCAACAACCAGCTGGTCTTCACCAAGTCGGCCGAGAGGAACGAGTTCTGGAGCGCCCTGCTGGAGAAGGCCTATGCCAA GCTGCACGGCTCCTACGAGGCGCTGAAGGGCGGGAACACCACCGAGGCCATGGAGGATTTCACCGGCGGCGTCACGGAGTTCTACGAGATGAAGGAGGCGCCCAAAGAGCTCTACAAGATCATGAAGAAGGCTCTGGAGAGAGGCTCGCTCATGGGCTGCTCCATCGAC TCCCTGGTCCCCGCCCGCTTCGAGACTCGCACGGTGACGGGACTGGTGAAGGGCCACGCCTACTCCGTGACGGCAGTGGAGGAG TGTAAACCGTCGCAGCACAAGGACTCTAAAGTTCGTCTGGTGCGTCTCAGGAACCCGTGGGGTCAAGTGGAGTGGAACGGCCCCTGGAGCGACAA CTCTAAGGAGTGGGCCACGTTGTCCAAGGCCgaaaaagagaagctgcagcaccAGAGCGCCGAGGATGGAGAGTTCTG GATGTCGTTCGAGGACTTCAAGAAGAACTACACCAAGATTGAGATCTGTAACCTCACGCCCGACGCCCTGGAGGACGACAAGATCCACAAGTGGACGGTGTCGGTGAACGAGGGCCGCTGGGTGAGAGGCTGCTCCGCCGGAGGCTGCAGGAACTATCCAG ACACCTTCTGGACCAACCCTCAGTACCGCCTGCgtctgctggaggaggacgacgagccCGAGGACAACGAGGTGGGCTGCACCTTCGTCGTGGCCCTGATGCAGAAGAACCGGCGGAAAGAGCGCAAGATGGGGGCCAACCTCTTCACCATCGGATTCGCCATCTACGAG GTGCCGAAGGAG atGCACGGCAACAAGCAGCACATGCAGAAGGACTTCTTCCTGTTCAACTCCTCCAAGGCGCGCTGCAAGTCCTACATCAACCTGCGCGAGGTGACGCAGCGCTTCCGCCTGAGCCCCGGGGAGTACGTCATCGTCCCCTCCACGTACGAGCCGCACCAGGAGGGCGAGTTCATCCTGCGCGTCTTCTCCGAGAAGAAGAACACCTCAGA GGAGATAGAGAACAGGATCGAGGCGGACCATCCAGTGGTAAGTCTCCTTCCCTATTCTGCCAGAGTTTGCAGAGTGATGGTATTGAGGTCTcttggcttttttattttccccctcacaAAACATGATCttcacatgtttttctttttttcacatctctcccccccccccccccccctttgtctcTTCTATCTCTTTCTGCTTTGTGGCTCCATGACGCCTCAGCCGGCGCCGTCCTCGGCGGGggaagagagcgaggaggaCCAGCAGTTCCGGACTATTTTTCAGGAGATAGCTGGAGAC gaAATGGAAATCACAGCCAACGAACTGAAAAATGTTCTCAACAGAGTGATCACCAAAC ATAAGGACCTGAACACGGAGGGCTTCAGTCTGGAGAGCTGCAGGAGCATGATTGCTCTGATGGAC ATGGACGGGACAGGTAGACTCAATCTCCAGGAGTTCAGACATCTGTGGAACAAGATCAAACAGTGGCAG ggaaTCTTTAAACACTACAACGCTGACCAGTCCGGCAGCATCAACAGCTACGAGATGAGGAACGCTGTCAACGACGCAG GCTTCCGTCTCAACAACCAGCTGTACGACATCATCACCATGCGCTACGCCAACGAGACCATGAACATCGACTTCGACAGCTTCATCAGCTGCCTGGTGCGGCTCGAGGCCATGTTCA GGGCGTTCCAGGCCTTTGATCAGGACGGAGATGGGACAATCAGACTCAGTGTGCTGGAG TGGCTCCAGTTGACCATGTACGCCTGA
- the capn3a gene encoding calpain-3 isoform X2, giving the protein MPYTPSGFFCDRLIRERERRDGEGSLNKPQRFNSQDFAALRQECLQRKSPFEDESFPATVESLGFKELGHKSNKVKNIVWKRPKEICENPQFIVGGASRTDICQGDLGDCWLLAAIACLTLNEKLLYRVVPHEQSFSEGYAGIFHFQFWRYGDWVDVVIDDRIPTFNNQLVFTKSAERNEFWSALLEKAYAKLHGSYEALKGGNTTEAMEDFTGGVTEFYEMKEAPKELYKIMKKALERGSLMGCSIDSLVPARFETRTVTGLVKGHAYSVTAVEECKPSQHKDSKVRLVRLRNPWGQVEWNGPWSDNSKEWATLSKAEKEKLQHQSAEDGEFWMSFEDFKKNYTKIEICNLTPDALEDDKIHKWTVSVNEGRWVRGCSAGGCRNYPDTFWTNPQYRLRLLEEDDEPEDNEVGCTFVVALMQKNRRKERKMGANLFTIGFAIYEVPKEMHGNKQHMQKDFFLFNSSKARCKSYINLREVTQRFRLSPGEYVIVPSTYEPHQEGEFILRVFSEKKNTSEEIENRIEADHPVPAPSSAGEESEEDQQFRTIFQEIAGDEMEITANELKNVLNRVITKHKDLNTEGFSLESCRSMIALMDVSFMDGTGRLNLQEFRHLWNKIKQWQGIFKHYNADQSGSINSYEMRNAVNDAGFRLNNQLYDIITMRYANETMNIDFDSFISCLVRLEAMFRAFQAFDQDGDGTIRLSVLEWLQLTMYA; this is encoded by the exons ATGCCCTACACGCCGTCTGGCTTTTTCTGCGACCGGCTGATCCgggaacgagagaggagagacggggAAGGCTCCCTGAACAAGCCGCAGCGCTTCAACAGCCAGGACTTCGCCGCCCTGCGACAGGAGTGCCTGCAGCGGAAGAGCCCGTTCGAGGATGAGTCCTTCCCGGCCACCGTGGAGTCGCTGGGCTTCAAGGAGCTCGGACACAAGTCCAACAAGGTCAAGAACATCGTCTGGAAGAGGCCCAAG GAAATCTGCGAAAACCCGCAGTTCATTGTGGGAGGAGCCAGCCGGACAGACATCTGCCAGGGAGATCTCG GTGACTGTTGGCTGCTGGCTGCCATCGCCTGTCTCACCCTGAACGAGAAGCTCCTCTACCGCGTCGTTCCCCACGAGCAAAGCTTCTCCGAGGGCTACGCCGGCATCTTCCACTTCCAG TTCTGGCGTTATGGCGACTGGGTCGACGTCGTCATCGACGACCGCATCCCCACCTTCAACAACCAGCTGGTCTTCACCAAGTCGGCCGAGAGGAACGAGTTCTGGAGCGCCCTGCTGGAGAAGGCCTATGCCAA GCTGCACGGCTCCTACGAGGCGCTGAAGGGCGGGAACACCACCGAGGCCATGGAGGATTTCACCGGCGGCGTCACGGAGTTCTACGAGATGAAGGAGGCGCCCAAAGAGCTCTACAAGATCATGAAGAAGGCTCTGGAGAGAGGCTCGCTCATGGGCTGCTCCATCGAC TCCCTGGTCCCCGCCCGCTTCGAGACTCGCACGGTGACGGGACTGGTGAAGGGCCACGCCTACTCCGTGACGGCAGTGGAGGAG TGTAAACCGTCGCAGCACAAGGACTCTAAAGTTCGTCTGGTGCGTCTCAGGAACCCGTGGGGTCAAGTGGAGTGGAACGGCCCCTGGAGCGACAA CTCTAAGGAGTGGGCCACGTTGTCCAAGGCCgaaaaagagaagctgcagcaccAGAGCGCCGAGGATGGAGAGTTCTG GATGTCGTTCGAGGACTTCAAGAAGAACTACACCAAGATTGAGATCTGTAACCTCACGCCCGACGCCCTGGAGGACGACAAGATCCACAAGTGGACGGTGTCGGTGAACGAGGGCCGCTGGGTGAGAGGCTGCTCCGCCGGAGGCTGCAGGAACTATCCAG ACACCTTCTGGACCAACCCTCAGTACCGCCTGCgtctgctggaggaggacgacgagccCGAGGACAACGAGGTGGGCTGCACCTTCGTCGTGGCCCTGATGCAGAAGAACCGGCGGAAAGAGCGCAAGATGGGGGCCAACCTCTTCACCATCGGATTCGCCATCTACGAG GTGCCGAAGGAG atGCACGGCAACAAGCAGCACATGCAGAAGGACTTCTTCCTGTTCAACTCCTCCAAGGCGCGCTGCAAGTCCTACATCAACCTGCGCGAGGTGACGCAGCGCTTCCGCCTGAGCCCCGGGGAGTACGTCATCGTCCCCTCCACGTACGAGCCGCACCAGGAGGGCGAGTTCATCCTGCGCGTCTTCTCCGAGAAGAAGAACACCTCAGA GGAGATAGAGAACAGGATCGAGGCGGACCATCCAGTG CCGGCGCCGTCCTCGGCGGGggaagagagcgaggaggaCCAGCAGTTCCGGACTATTTTTCAGGAGATAGCTGGAGAC gaAATGGAAATCACAGCCAACGAACTGAAAAATGTTCTCAACAGAGTGATCACCAAAC ATAAGGACCTGAACACGGAGGGCTTCAGTCTGGAGAGCTGCAGGAGCATGATTGCTCTGATGGACGTATCCTTT ATGGACGGGACAGGTAGACTCAATCTCCAGGAGTTCAGACATCTGTGGAACAAGATCAAACAGTGGCAG ggaaTCTTTAAACACTACAACGCTGACCAGTCCGGCAGCATCAACAGCTACGAGATGAGGAACGCTGTCAACGACGCAG GCTTCCGTCTCAACAACCAGCTGTACGACATCATCACCATGCGCTACGCCAACGAGACCATGAACATCGACTTCGACAGCTTCATCAGCTGCCTGGTGCGGCTCGAGGCCATGTTCA GGGCGTTCCAGGCCTTTGATCAGGACGGAGATGGGACAATCAGACTCAGTGTGCTGGAG TGGCTCCAGTTGACCATGTACGCCTGA